In the genome of Hippoglossus hippoglossus isolate fHipHip1 chromosome 9, fHipHip1.pri, whole genome shotgun sequence, the window CTATGAGGGACAGGTGAAGGAGTTAATCTCTGTGCCGGTGACTCAGTACGAGTCAGATCTGTAACACCAGAGGGAGAGGGGTGAGTTGTGGCGTTCACAACCTGGGCAGAAGTCAGGATGATGAGAGCTGTGGTTGTAAACACACCTGAAACGTCCACACATGTCGAGAGGTTTCTCAGTGCATCCACGACTCTTTCTCCCTGCACAGACTTGGGACCGCTGCATATCATGCTGATATCTTTTGAGTCTCTGAAGGTTTTGAGCCATGCCATGAGAGGGCAGATGCCGGGGCTGCAGTCCCAGGAGTTACCAGCCAGGCTGATGGTGGTCAGGGAGGTCCACGCTGCCACAGCTTCCTCGGGCACACTACTCAGCTTGTTTGATTCCAGATTGAGTATTTGTAAGTTTGGCATACACCGGAAAACTGCTGGATCCAAGATTTGGATTTCATTTCCTGACAGGTCCAATTTATGCAATTTATGCCAGGTCCAGGGGACGCCTTGATTGATGGATCGTATACGGTTCCATTGCAAATAAAGAACTTGGAGGTTGGTAAGGCGCGggaaaataaagacattcaTCCTGGAAAATTGGTTGTGCTCCAAATGAAGCTCTTTTAACTTGAACAGACCTAAGAACGTTGTACGGGTGAGGCTTCGCAAACGATTATAACCCAAGTCTAGAAACTCCAGACTGCGACATTCCAGAAATGATCGAATGAGGATCTGTTTCAGTCCATTGGATCGAAGGTGAAGATTCTGTAGCTTACGCAGACCATAAAAATGCCCTGGTTGCAGTAACTGCAGTTGATTGTAGGATAAGTCCAGATTTCGCAGGTT includes:
- the lrrtm4l2 gene encoding leucine-rich repeat transmembrane neuronal protein 4 isoform X2, which gives rise to MLDWRLSCLLLQAAVLLLLSKGERMCPSSCRCEGKIVYCESGIFQDIPENITMGCQGLSLRYNNLLVLLPYQFAHLNQLIWLYLDHNSINAIDALAFHGVRRLKELILSSNKISHLHNKTFSAIPNLRNLDLSYNQLQLLQPGHFYGLRKLQNLHLRSNGLKQILIRSFLECRSLEFLDLGYNRLRSLTRTTFLGLFKLKELHLEHNQFSRMNVFIFPRLTNLQVLYLQWNRIRSINQGVPWTWHKLHKLDLSGNEIQILDPAVFRCMPNLQILNLESNKLSSVPEEAVAAWTSLTTISLAGNSWDCSPGICPLMAWLKTFRDSKDISMICSGPKSVQGERVVDALRNLSTCVDVSGVFTTTALIILTSAQVVNATTHPSPSGVTDLTRTESPAQRLTPSPVPHSWTARKTTESTTTRSTSNIPPEPPTSFIPELQFEHMAFHKIIAGSVALFLSVSLILLVIYVSWRRYPNTMRQLQQHSVNHKRRKKARKQEQDLNSQLQEYYLSYHSNSETMDSLVNETRPCTCTISGSIECEV
- the lrrtm4l2 gene encoding leucine-rich repeat transmembrane neuronal protein 4 isoform X1, which encodes MCSLSISCRGLLLPPAAMGSVMLDWRLSCLLLQAAVLLLLSKGERMCPSSCRCEGKIVYCESGIFQDIPENITMGCQGLSLRYNNLLVLLPYQFAHLNQLIWLYLDHNSINAIDALAFHGVRRLKELILSSNKISHLHNKTFSAIPNLRNLDLSYNQLQLLQPGHFYGLRKLQNLHLRSNGLKQILIRSFLECRSLEFLDLGYNRLRSLTRTTFLGLFKLKELHLEHNQFSRMNVFIFPRLTNLQVLYLQWNRIRSINQGVPWTWHKLHKLDLSGNEIQILDPAVFRCMPNLQILNLESNKLSSVPEEAVAAWTSLTTISLAGNSWDCSPGICPLMAWLKTFRDSKDISMICSGPKSVQGERVVDALRNLSTCVDVSGVFTTTALIILTSAQVVNATTHPSPSGVTDLTRTESPAQRLTPSPVPHSWTARKTTESTTTRSTSNIPPEPPTSFIPELQFEHMAFHKIIAGSVALFLSVSLILLVIYVSWRRYPNTMRQLQQHSVNHKRRKKARKQEQDLNSQLQEYYLSYHSNSETMDSLVNETRPCTCTISGSIECEV